From the genome of Eucalyptus grandis isolate ANBG69807.140 chromosome 2, ASM1654582v1, whole genome shotgun sequence, one region includes:
- the LOC104433817 gene encoding DNA topoisomerase 6 subunit B, which yields MQDKIGVFVSIVSTKIPFKGTGKEYIGDDITEIATAVKYAIQQCCIQLKSKIVKKMQAREQQERKRNLSKYVPNAAGAVYDVLKEMAQSHALKKKRYEDEDADLLDKVSARLITKDMLTEKLSQHVEKVDYEMALEFATQRGVSEEPREAIYIQSLDAKSDFIEFSNSIFCFRLIR from the exons ATGCAAGATAAAATTGGAGTCTTTGTGAGCATTGTCAGCACAAAAATCCCCTTCAAGGGGACAGGGAAGGAATATATTGGAGATGATATAACCGAAATTGCTACTGCTGTTAAG TATGCCATTCAGCAATGCTGCATCCAGCTTAAAAGTAAAATAGTAAAGAAAATGCAGGCGCGTGAGCaacaagagagaaaaagaaacttgaGCAA gtACGTCCCTAATGCTGCTGGAGCGGTGTATGATGTTCTGAAAGAGATGGCACAATCTCATGCTTTAAAGAAGAAACGCTACGAGGATGAGGATGCCGATTTGCTGGACAAAGTATCAGCTCGTTTAATTACAAAAGATATGCTTACGGAAAAACTATCTCAACATGTTGAAAAG GTGGATTATGAAATGGCTTTGGAGTTTGCCACACAGAGAGGAGTTAGTGAGGAGCCCAGAGAAGCTATCTATATACAATCTTTAGACGCCAAAAGTGACTTCATTGAGTTCAGCAATTCAATCTTCTGCTTCAGGCTGATCCGGTAA
- the LOC104435686 gene encoding beta-glucosidase 12: MAEMGLNAYRFSISWSRIIPKGKVKGGINKEGVQYYNNLINELLAHGIQPFVTLFHWDLPRALEEEYGGFLSPWIVDDFRDYAEVCFKEFGDRVKHWITLNEPWTYSVGGYANGQLAPGRCSDWQMLNCTSGDSGTEPYIVGHNQLLAHANVSKLYKDKYQASQKGVIGITLVSHWMVPYSDEKHNQNARRRALDWMLGWFLDPITYGNYPHSMRLLVGKRLPKFTKEQSLLVKGSFDFLGLNYYTSNYAKYMPYSNALNSSYLTDARTNLSTERNGIPIGPRAASRWLFVYPSGLHSLLMYVKTKYQNPLIYITENGIDEFNNSTLPLEHQLADCMRINYYYRHLLYLYKAIKDGVNVRGYFAWSLLDNFEWSWGYTVRFGINYVDYKNGLKRYPKQSAIWFKSFLNEF; the protein is encoded by the exons ATGGCAGAAATGGGGTTAAATGCCTACAGATTCTCAATCTCATGGTCTCGAATTATACCTA AGGGAAAGGTAAAGGGAGGCATCAACAAGGAAGGAGTGCAATACTACAACAACCTCATCAATGAACTCCTTGCCCACG GTATTCAACCTTTCGTGACACTATTCCATTGGGACCTTCCCCGAGCCCTAGAGGAGGAGTATGGTGGTTTCTTGAGTCCTTGGATTGT AGATGATTTCCGGGACTATGCGGAGGTTTGCTTCAAGGAATTTGGTGACAGAGTCAAACATTGGATAACTCTGAATGAGCCATGGACATATAGTGTCGGTGGATATGCCAATGGACAATTGGCACCAGGTCGATGCTCCGATTGGCAAATGCTCAACTGCACAAGTGGTGATTCAGGCACTGAGCCATATATCGTCGGACACAACCAGCTTCTTGCTCATGCCAACGTTTCTAAGTTGTACAAAGACAAGTATCAG GCATCTCAAAAAGGAGTTATAGGAATAACATTGGTTTCTCATTGGATGGTGCCTTACTCAGATGAAAAGCATAATCAAAATGCAAGGCGAAGAGCCCTCGACTGGATGTTGGGATG GTTCTTGGACCCGATAACGTACGGCAACTATCCACACAGCATGCGCTTGCTCGTAGGAAAAAGGCTTCCCAAGTTCACGAAGGAGCAATCACTGTTGGTGAAAGGTTCGTTTGATTTTCTCGGGTTGAACTACTACACCTCGAACTACGCAAAGTACATGCCTTACTCGAATGCTTTGAATTCAAGCTACCTGACCGATGCTCGCACAAACCTCTCGA CTGAACGCAACGGGATTCCAATTGGTCCTAGG GCTGCTTCAAGATGGCTATTTGTTTATCCCAGTGGATTACATAGTCTTTTGATGTACGTAAAGACTAAATACCAAAATCCACTCATTTACATAACTGAGAACG GAATCGATGAGTTCAACAACTCAACATTACCATTGGAGCATCAATTGGCTGACTGCATGAGGATCAATTATTATTATCGCCATCTCTTGTACCTTTATAAAGCAATCAA GGATGGTGTCAATGTGAGGGGCTACTTTGCATGGTCATTGCTAGACAATTTCGAATGGAGCTGGGGATACACTGTCCGATTTGGGATCAATTATGTCGATTACAAGAATGGATTGAAGAGATATCCAAAACAATCGGCAATTTGGTTCAAGAGTTTTCTCAATGAGTTTTGA
- the LOC104433818 gene encoding DNA topoisomerase 6 subunit B isoform X2 — MPSPSLALHASRAPFGLRFSPARISKGPRRGSLVLLAPIEEFVFGSVPMEARGSSESPPDQPKRGKSKTPRKAKDSVLKQKSPAEFFAENKNIAGFDNPGKCLYTTVRELVENSLDSAESISELPAVEITIEEIGKVKFNSMIGLVDRERVDEELYDDYETAKAREKRLAKAARNQEIQAKNAALRKKVKEPTPTKGMKGRGEASFYRVTCKDNGRGMPHDDIPNMFGRVLSGTKYGLRQTRGKFGLGAKMALIWSKMSTGLPIDISSSMRGQNYVSFCRLDIDIHRNLPHIHIHEKQEKKEEWHGAEIQVVIEGNWTTYRSKILHYMRQMAVITPYAQFVFKFVSDTSDKSMTIKFARRTDVMPPVPLETKHHPSSVDLLLIKRLITETSKQNLLQFLQHEFVNISKAHAERLIGEMGPEFQPKMLIKSLTDQQIVRIHQLFRQAKFEDPVGDCLSPAGEYNLRLGIIKELHPDMVATYSGSAQVFEGHPFIVEAGVSLGGKDVKQGLNVFRFANRIPLLFEQGADVVTRTALKRINWTSYKINQMQDKIGVFVSIVSTKIPFKGTGKEYIGDDITEIATAVKYAIQQCCIQLKSKIVKKMQAREQQERKRNLSKYVPNAAGAVYDVLKEMAQSHALKRKRYEDEDADLLDKVSARLITKDMLTEKLSQHVEKVDYEMALEFATQRGVSEEPREAIYIQSLDAKSDFIEFSNSIFCFRLIRLQFV; from the exons ATGCCAAGCCCTAGCTTAGCTCTGCACGCCTCGCGCGCTCCGTTTGGACTCCGGTTCTCTCCCGCTCGGATCTCGAAAGGACCTCGTCGCGGTTCGCTAGTCCTGCTCGCGCCGATTGAAGAATTCGTCTTCGGATCGGTTCCGATGGAGGCGCGAGGCAGCAGCGAGAGCCCCCCCGACCAACCGAAGAGAGGCAAATCGAAGACCCCGAGGAAGGCCAAGGACAGCGTTCTCAAGCAGA AATCTCCGGCGGAGTTTTTTGCGGAGAATAAGAACATCGCTGGTTTTGATAAC CCTGGGAAATGCCTCTACACTACTGTGAGAGAGCTTGTCGAGAATTCACTTGATTCCGCGGAGTCCATCTCCGAGCTTCCTGCCGTGGAGATAACAAT TGAAGAGATAGGGAAAGTCAAGTTTAACTCTATGATTGGTCTTGTTGATCGAGAACGTGTTGACGAGGAACTTTATGATGACTATGAGACTGCCAAGGCTCGTGAG AAACGATTAGCTAAGGCAGCTAGAAATCAGGAAATTCAAGCAAAGAATGCTGCCCTCAGGAAGAAAGTCAAGGAGCCTACACCAACAAAAGGAATGAAGGGCCGAGGAGAGGCTTCATTTTACAGGGTGACATGCAAG GACAATGGAAGAGGAATGCCACATGATGACATCCCAAATATGTTTGGACGAG TTCTGTCTGGAACAAAGTACGGCTTGAGGCAGACACGTGGAAAGTTTGGTCTTGGGGCAAAGATG GCGCTGATTTGGTCCAAAATGAGTACAGGACTTCCTATAGATATCTCCTCGTCAATGAGAGGCCAAAATTATGTGTCATTCTGCAGGCTGGATATTGATATTCACCG GAACTTACCTCACATTCATATACATGAAAAacaggagaaaaaggaagagtgGCATGGGGCTGAAATTCAAGTTGTGATTGAGGGAAATTGGACAACCTATCGT TCAAAGATTTTGCATTATATGCGACAAATGGCTGTGATTACCCCGTATGCTCAATTCGTTTTCAAATTTGTATCGGATACATCAga TAAAAGCATGACTATAAAATTTGCCCGGAGGACTGATGTTATGCCCCCTGTTCCACTGGAGACGAAGCATCATCCATCATCTGTTGATTTGCTCCTTATTAAACGACTTATTACAGAAACTTCAAAACAGAACCTTCTGCAGTTTCTTCAGCATGAATTTGTAAATATCAGCAAAGCACATGCTGAACGTTTGATCG GCGAAATGGGCCCTGAATTCCAGCCCAAAATGTTGATTAAGTCTCTAACAGACCAGCAAATTGTCCGCATCCATCAACTGTTTCGGCAAGCGAAGTTTGAAGATCCTGTTGGTGAT TGTCTTAGTCCTGCAGGCGAGTATAATCTTCGCCTTGGAATTATTAAGGAACTGCATCCAGACATGGTAGCAACTTATTCCGGCAG TGCCCAGGTTTTTGAAGGTCACCCGTTTATTGTAGAAGCTGGTGTCAGTTTAGGTGGAAAAGATGTCAAACAA GGGTTGAACGTATTTCGATTTGCAAACCGGATCCCACTTCTTTTTGAACAAGGTGCTGATGTAGTGACCAGAACAGCTCTCAAGAGAATCAA CTGGACTAGTTACAAGATAAACCAGATGCAAGATAAAATTGGAGTCTTTGTGAGCATTGTCAGCACAAAAATCCCCTTCAAGGGGACAGGGAAGGAATATATTGGAGATGATATAACCGAAATTGCTACTGCTGTTAAG TATGCCATTCAGCAATGCTGCATCCAGCTTAAAAGTAAAATAGTAAAGAAAATGCAGGCACGTGAGCaacaagagagaaaaagaaacttgaGCAA gtACGTCCCTAATGCTGCTGGAGCAGTGTATGATGTTCTGAAAGAAATGGCACAATCTCATGCTTTAAAGAGGAAACGCTACGAGGATGAGGATGCCGATTTGCTGGACAAAGTATCAGCTCGTTTAATTACAAAAGATATGCTTACGGAAAAACTATCTCAACATGTTGAAAAG GTGGATTATGAAATGGCTTTGGAGTTTGCCACGCAGAGAGGAGTTAGTGAGGAGCCCAGAGAAGCTATCTATATACAATCTTTAGACGCCAAAAGTGACTTCATTGAGTTCAGCAATTCAATCTTCTGCTTCAGGCTGATCCG CTTGCAATTTGTCTGA
- the LOC104433818 gene encoding DNA topoisomerase 6 subunit B isoform X1 — protein sequence MPSPSLALHASRAPFGLRFSPARISKGPRRGSLVLLAPIEEFVFGSVPMEARGSSESPPDQPKRGKSKTPRKAKDSVLKQKSPAEFFAENKNIAGFDNPGKCLYTTVRELVENSLDSAESISELPAVEITIEEIGKVKFNSMIGLVDRERVDEELYDDYETAKAREKRLAKAARNQEIQAKNAALRKKVKEPTPTKGMKGRGEASFYRVTCKDNGRGMPHDDIPNMFGRVLSGTKYGLRQTRGKFGLGAKMALIWSKMSTGLPIDISSSMRGQNYVSFCRLDIDIHRNLPHIHIHEKQEKKEEWHGAEIQVVIEGNWTTYRSKILHYMRQMAVITPYAQFVFKFVSDTSDKSMTIKFARRTDVMPPVPLETKHHPSSVDLLLIKRLITETSKQNLLQFLQHEFVNISKAHAERLIGEMGPEFQPKMLIKSLTDQQIVRIHQLFRQAKFEDPVGDCLSPAGEYNLRLGIIKELHPDMVATYSGSAQVFEGHPFIVEAGVSLGGKDVKQGLNVFRFANRIPLLFEQGADVVTRTALKRINWTSYKINQMQDKIGVFVSIVSTKIPFKGTGKEYIGDDITEIATAVKYAIQQCCIQLKSKIVKKMQAREQQERKRNLSKYVPNAAGAVYDVLKEMAQSHALKRKRYEDEDADLLDKVSARLITKDMLTEKLSQHVEKVDYEMALEFATQRGVSEEPREAIYIQSLDAKSDFIEFSNSIFCFRLIRMMWSKTHQDMSRLGWVMTYKMRPRNSFCDLISCFSFHASFINASSFLLRVLLGILDVGLVGEMVPEISTLPWQSVAIEILHMMLEIVRFFVTLHYELAKATSACLF from the exons ATGCCAAGCCCTAGCTTAGCTCTGCACGCCTCGCGCGCTCCGTTTGGACTCCGGTTCTCTCCCGCTCGGATCTCGAAAGGACCTCGTCGCGGTTCGCTAGTCCTGCTCGCGCCGATTGAAGAATTCGTCTTCGGATCGGTTCCGATGGAGGCGCGAGGCAGCAGCGAGAGCCCCCCCGACCAACCGAAGAGAGGCAAATCGAAGACCCCGAGGAAGGCCAAGGACAGCGTTCTCAAGCAGA AATCTCCGGCGGAGTTTTTTGCGGAGAATAAGAACATCGCTGGTTTTGATAAC CCTGGGAAATGCCTCTACACTACTGTGAGAGAGCTTGTCGAGAATTCACTTGATTCCGCGGAGTCCATCTCCGAGCTTCCTGCCGTGGAGATAACAAT TGAAGAGATAGGGAAAGTCAAGTTTAACTCTATGATTGGTCTTGTTGATCGAGAACGTGTTGACGAGGAACTTTATGATGACTATGAGACTGCCAAGGCTCGTGAG AAACGATTAGCTAAGGCAGCTAGAAATCAGGAAATTCAAGCAAAGAATGCTGCCCTCAGGAAGAAAGTCAAGGAGCCTACACCAACAAAAGGAATGAAGGGCCGAGGAGAGGCTTCATTTTACAGGGTGACATGCAAG GACAATGGAAGAGGAATGCCACATGATGACATCCCAAATATGTTTGGACGAG TTCTGTCTGGAACAAAGTACGGCTTGAGGCAGACACGTGGAAAGTTTGGTCTTGGGGCAAAGATG GCGCTGATTTGGTCCAAAATGAGTACAGGACTTCCTATAGATATCTCCTCGTCAATGAGAGGCCAAAATTATGTGTCATTCTGCAGGCTGGATATTGATATTCACCG GAACTTACCTCACATTCATATACATGAAAAacaggagaaaaaggaagagtgGCATGGGGCTGAAATTCAAGTTGTGATTGAGGGAAATTGGACAACCTATCGT TCAAAGATTTTGCATTATATGCGACAAATGGCTGTGATTACCCCGTATGCTCAATTCGTTTTCAAATTTGTATCGGATACATCAga TAAAAGCATGACTATAAAATTTGCCCGGAGGACTGATGTTATGCCCCCTGTTCCACTGGAGACGAAGCATCATCCATCATCTGTTGATTTGCTCCTTATTAAACGACTTATTACAGAAACTTCAAAACAGAACCTTCTGCAGTTTCTTCAGCATGAATTTGTAAATATCAGCAAAGCACATGCTGAACGTTTGATCG GCGAAATGGGCCCTGAATTCCAGCCCAAAATGTTGATTAAGTCTCTAACAGACCAGCAAATTGTCCGCATCCATCAACTGTTTCGGCAAGCGAAGTTTGAAGATCCTGTTGGTGAT TGTCTTAGTCCTGCAGGCGAGTATAATCTTCGCCTTGGAATTATTAAGGAACTGCATCCAGACATGGTAGCAACTTATTCCGGCAG TGCCCAGGTTTTTGAAGGTCACCCGTTTATTGTAGAAGCTGGTGTCAGTTTAGGTGGAAAAGATGTCAAACAA GGGTTGAACGTATTTCGATTTGCAAACCGGATCCCACTTCTTTTTGAACAAGGTGCTGATGTAGTGACCAGAACAGCTCTCAAGAGAATCAA CTGGACTAGTTACAAGATAAACCAGATGCAAGATAAAATTGGAGTCTTTGTGAGCATTGTCAGCACAAAAATCCCCTTCAAGGGGACAGGGAAGGAATATATTGGAGATGATATAACCGAAATTGCTACTGCTGTTAAG TATGCCATTCAGCAATGCTGCATCCAGCTTAAAAGTAAAATAGTAAAGAAAATGCAGGCACGTGAGCaacaagagagaaaaagaaacttgaGCAA gtACGTCCCTAATGCTGCTGGAGCAGTGTATGATGTTCTGAAAGAAATGGCACAATCTCATGCTTTAAAGAGGAAACGCTACGAGGATGAGGATGCCGATTTGCTGGACAAAGTATCAGCTCGTTTAATTACAAAAGATATGCTTACGGAAAAACTATCTCAACATGTTGAAAAG GTGGATTATGAAATGGCTTTGGAGTTTGCCACGCAGAGAGGAGTTAGTGAGGAGCCCAGAGAAGCTATCTATATACAATCTTTAGACGCCAAAAGTGACTTCATTGAGTTCAGCAATTCAATCTTCTGCTTCAGGCTGATCCG gATGATGTGGTCAAAGACCCATCAAGACATGTCTAG GTTAGGTTGGGTGATGACTTACAAGATGCGGCCACGAAATTCATTCTGCGATTTGATATCATGCTTTTCGTTTCATGCCAGTTTTATCAATGcctcatcttttcttcttcgtgtCTTGTTGGGGATTCTAGATGTGGGTTTAGTTGGTGAGATGGTGCCTGAGATTTCAACTTTGCCTTGGCAATCAGTCGCGATAGAAATTTTGCATATGATGCTGGAAATAGTTCGATTTTTTGTTACGCTTCATTATGAATTAGCGAAAGCAACATCTGCTTGCCTGTTCTAG
- the LOC104433818 gene encoding DNA topoisomerase 6 subunit B isoform X3, with translation MIGLVDRERVDEELYDDYETAKAREKRLAKAARNQEIQAKNAALRKKVKEPTPTKGMKGRGEASFYRVTCKDNGRGMPHDDIPNMFGRVLSGTKYGLRQTRGKFGLGAKMALIWSKMSTGLPIDISSSMRGQNYVSFCRLDIDIHRNLPHIHIHEKQEKKEEWHGAEIQVVIEGNWTTYRSKILHYMRQMAVITPYAQFVFKFVSDTSDKSMTIKFARRTDVMPPVPLETKHHPSSVDLLLIKRLITETSKQNLLQFLQHEFVNISKAHAERLIGEMGPEFQPKMLIKSLTDQQIVRIHQLFRQAKFEDPVGDCLSPAGEYNLRLGIIKELHPDMVATYSGSAQVFEGHPFIVEAGVSLGGKDVKQGLNVFRFANRIPLLFEQGADVVTRTALKRINWTSYKINQMQDKIGVFVSIVSTKIPFKGTGKEYIGDDITEIATAVKYAIQQCCIQLKSKIVKKMQAREQQERKRNLSKYVPNAAGAVYDVLKEMAQSHALKRKRYEDEDADLLDKVSARLITKDMLTEKLSQHVEKVDYEMALEFATQRGVSEEPREAIYIQSLDAKSDFIEFSNSIFCFRLIRMMWSKTHQDMSRLGWVMTYKMRPRNSFCDLISCFSFHASFINASSFLLRVLLGILDVGLVGEMVPEISTLPWQSVAIEILHMMLEIVRFFVTLHYELAKATSACLF, from the exons ATGATTGGTCTTGTTGATCGAGAACGTGTTGACGAGGAACTTTATGATGACTATGAGACTGCCAAGGCTCGTGAG AAACGATTAGCTAAGGCAGCTAGAAATCAGGAAATTCAAGCAAAGAATGCTGCCCTCAGGAAGAAAGTCAAGGAGCCTACACCAACAAAAGGAATGAAGGGCCGAGGAGAGGCTTCATTTTACAGGGTGACATGCAAG GACAATGGAAGAGGAATGCCACATGATGACATCCCAAATATGTTTGGACGAG TTCTGTCTGGAACAAAGTACGGCTTGAGGCAGACACGTGGAAAGTTTGGTCTTGGGGCAAAGATG GCGCTGATTTGGTCCAAAATGAGTACAGGACTTCCTATAGATATCTCCTCGTCAATGAGAGGCCAAAATTATGTGTCATTCTGCAGGCTGGATATTGATATTCACCG GAACTTACCTCACATTCATATACATGAAAAacaggagaaaaaggaagagtgGCATGGGGCTGAAATTCAAGTTGTGATTGAGGGAAATTGGACAACCTATCGT TCAAAGATTTTGCATTATATGCGACAAATGGCTGTGATTACCCCGTATGCTCAATTCGTTTTCAAATTTGTATCGGATACATCAga TAAAAGCATGACTATAAAATTTGCCCGGAGGACTGATGTTATGCCCCCTGTTCCACTGGAGACGAAGCATCATCCATCATCTGTTGATTTGCTCCTTATTAAACGACTTATTACAGAAACTTCAAAACAGAACCTTCTGCAGTTTCTTCAGCATGAATTTGTAAATATCAGCAAAGCACATGCTGAACGTTTGATCG GCGAAATGGGCCCTGAATTCCAGCCCAAAATGTTGATTAAGTCTCTAACAGACCAGCAAATTGTCCGCATCCATCAACTGTTTCGGCAAGCGAAGTTTGAAGATCCTGTTGGTGAT TGTCTTAGTCCTGCAGGCGAGTATAATCTTCGCCTTGGAATTATTAAGGAACTGCATCCAGACATGGTAGCAACTTATTCCGGCAG TGCCCAGGTTTTTGAAGGTCACCCGTTTATTGTAGAAGCTGGTGTCAGTTTAGGTGGAAAAGATGTCAAACAA GGGTTGAACGTATTTCGATTTGCAAACCGGATCCCACTTCTTTTTGAACAAGGTGCTGATGTAGTGACCAGAACAGCTCTCAAGAGAATCAA CTGGACTAGTTACAAGATAAACCAGATGCAAGATAAAATTGGAGTCTTTGTGAGCATTGTCAGCACAAAAATCCCCTTCAAGGGGACAGGGAAGGAATATATTGGAGATGATATAACCGAAATTGCTACTGCTGTTAAG TATGCCATTCAGCAATGCTGCATCCAGCTTAAAAGTAAAATAGTAAAGAAAATGCAGGCACGTGAGCaacaagagagaaaaagaaacttgaGCAA gtACGTCCCTAATGCTGCTGGAGCAGTGTATGATGTTCTGAAAGAAATGGCACAATCTCATGCTTTAAAGAGGAAACGCTACGAGGATGAGGATGCCGATTTGCTGGACAAAGTATCAGCTCGTTTAATTACAAAAGATATGCTTACGGAAAAACTATCTCAACATGTTGAAAAG GTGGATTATGAAATGGCTTTGGAGTTTGCCACGCAGAGAGGAGTTAGTGAGGAGCCCAGAGAAGCTATCTATATACAATCTTTAGACGCCAAAAGTGACTTCATTGAGTTCAGCAATTCAATCTTCTGCTTCAGGCTGATCCG gATGATGTGGTCAAAGACCCATCAAGACATGTCTAG GTTAGGTTGGGTGATGACTTACAAGATGCGGCCACGAAATTCATTCTGCGATTTGATATCATGCTTTTCGTTTCATGCCAGTTTTATCAATGcctcatcttttcttcttcgtgtCTTGTTGGGGATTCTAGATGTGGGTTTAGTTGGTGAGATGGTGCCTGAGATTTCAACTTTGCCTTGGCAATCAGTCGCGATAGAAATTTTGCATATGATGCTGGAAATAGTTCGATTTTTTGTTACGCTTCATTATGAATTAGCGAAAGCAACATCTGCTTGCCTGTTCTAG
- the LOC104433820 gene encoding FT-interacting protein 3 — protein MQKPPQPQDFALRETSPNIGAGQVTPADKLACTYDLVEQMQYLYVRVVKAKELPGKDVTGTCDPYVEVKLGNYKGVTRHFEKKSNPEWNQVFAFSKERIQASSLEVVVKDKDVVLDDFMGRSMFDINEIPKRAPPDSPLAPQWYRLEDQKGEKVKGELMLAIWMGTQADEAFPDAWHSDAAAVAGEAVSRIRSKVYLSPKLWYVRVNVIEAQDLVPSDKSRYPEVFVKAILGNQALRTRISQSKSVNPMWNEDLMFVVAEPFEEPLILSVEDRLAGNKDEVLGRCMIPLQNLQRRLDHKPVNTRWYNLEKHIGEGEQKKVIKFASRIHLRVCLDGGYHVLDESTHHSSDLRPTAKQLWKSSIGIFELGILSAQGLIPAKSRDGRGSTDAYCVAKYGQKWVRTRTIVDSFSPRWNEQYTWEVFDICSVITIGVFDNGHIHGGGDKGGGGKDSRIGKVRIRLSTLEADRIYTHSYPLLVLHPSGVKKMGEVQLAVRFTCSSLINMLHKYSHPLLPKMHYVHPLSVIQLDSLRHQAMQIVSMRLSRAEPPLRREVVEFMLDVDSHMWNMRRSKANFFRIMGVLRSLIVVGKWFDQICHWKNPLTSILIHILFIILMLYPELILPTIFLYLFIIGIWNYRWRPRHPPHMDIRLSHADAVHPDELDEEFDTFPTSKPSDIVRMRYDRLRSIAGRVQTVVGDLATQGERFQSLLSWRDPRATTIFVTFCLIAAVVLYVTPFQVVALLTGFYVLRHPRFRHKLPSVPLNFFRRLPARSDSML, from the coding sequence ATGCAGAAACCTCCTCAACCCCAAGATTTTGCTCTGAGAGAGACTTCACCGAACATTGGTGCCGGACAAGTCACACCTGCTGACAAGCTCGCCTGCACCTATGACCTTGTTGAGCAAATGCAGTACCTATATGTGCGTGTTGTCAAAGCTAAGGAATTACCGGGGAAGGACGTAACTGGTACTTGTGACCCCTATGTTGAGGTAAAACTCGGAAACTATAAGGGAGTCACCCGGCACTTCGAGAAGAAGTCGAACCCAGAGTGGAACCAGGTGTTTGCTTTCTCAAAAGAGAGGATTCAAGCATCGAGCTTGGAGGTGGTGGTGAAAGATAAGGACGTCGTGCTTGATGATTTCATGGGAAGGTCAATGTTCGACATCAATGAAATTCCTAAACGTGCTCCACCTGACAGCCCATTGGCTCCTCAGTGGTATAGATTGGAAGACCAAAAAGGGGAGAAGGTGAAAGGAGAACTAATGCTTGCCATTTGGATGGGAACACAAGCCGATGAGGCATTTCCGGATGCTTGGCACTCAGATGCAGCAGCTGTCGCAGGTGAAGCAGTTTCGCGCATTCGGTCTAAGGTTTATTTGTCCCCAAAACTCTGGTATGTAAGGGTCAATGTCATAGAGGCTCAGGATTTGGTACCTAGTGACAAAAGTAGGTATCCTGAAGTTTTTGTGAAGGCGATCCTCGGAAACCAGGCTTTAAGAACTAGAATATCTCAAAGCAAGTCTGTAAACCCAATGTGGAACGAAGATTTGATGTTCGTGGTTGCCGAACCATTTGAGGAACCCTTGATTCTTTCTGTAGAAGATAGACTGGCGGGAAACAAAGATGAAGTACTTGGGAGATGCATGATCCCGCTGCAAAACTTGCAGAGGAGGCTGGATCATAAGCCTGTTAACACAAGGTGGTATAATCTTGAGAAGCACATAGGAGAGGGAGAACAGAAGAAGGTGATTAAGTTTGCGAGCAGGATCCATTTGAGGGTATGTTTGGATGGTGGATATCATGTTTTGGATGAATCAACACACCACAGCAGCGATCTTAGGCCAACAGCAAAACAGTTGTGGAAGTCCAGCATTGGGATTTTTGAACTAGGGATTTTAAGTGCTCAGGGGCTCATCCCGGCGAAGTCAAGAGATGGAAGAGGGAGTACGGATGCTTATTGTGTGGCTAAATACGGGCAGAAATGGGTGAGGACACGAACAATTGTCGACAGTTTTAGTCCTAGGTGGAATGAGCAATACACTTGGGAGGTTTTCGATATATGCAGCGTGATCACCATAGGGGTTTTTGATAATGGCCATATCCATGGGGGAGGAGATAAAGGTGGAGGTGGAAAAGATTCAAGAATTGGCAAGGTAAGGATTCGACTGTCCACGCTCGAAGCTGATAGAATTTACACACACTCCTACCCCCTTCTGGTTCTACATCCTTCGGGGGTGAAGAAAATGGGCGAGGTTCAATTGGCCGTGAGGTTCACATGTTCTTCGTTAATAAATATGTTGCACAAGTACTCACATCCATTATTACCAAAAATGCACTATGTTCACCCTTTATCTGTCATTCAGCTGGATAGTTTGAGACACCAGGCAATGCAGATTGTGTCAATGAGGCTGAGCCGGGCTGAGCCACCACTGAGAAGAGAGGTGGTGGAGTTTATGCTCGATGTAGACTCACACATGTGGAATATGAGGAGGAGCAAGGCCAATTTCTTCAGAATCATGGGCGTCCTGAGAAGTTTGATTGTGGTTGGGAAGTGGTTCGATCAGATCTGCCATTGGAAGAACCCGCTCACTTCTATCTTAATCCACATTTTGTTTATCATCTTGATGCTTTACCCAGAATTGATACTTCCCACGATTTTTCTCTACCTATTCATCATTGGGATTTGGAATTACCGGTGGCGGCCACGACACCCTCCTCACATGGATATTCGACTGTCTCATGCGGATGCAGTTCATCCCGACGAGCTCGACGAAGAGTTCGATACGTTCCCCACATCCAAACCATCAGATATTGTTAGGATGAGGTATGATCGCCTCAGAAGCATAGCGGGAAGGGTTCAAACGGTGGTAGGTGACTTGGCAACTCAAGGCGAAAGGTTTCAGTCTCTTCTGAGCTGGAGAGACCCGAGAGCAACTACTATTTTCGTCACCTTCTGTTTAATTGCTGCGGTCGTTCTGTACGTCACCCCTTTCCAGGTTGTGGCGCTTCTTACTGGATTCTACGTGTTGAGGCATCCCAGATTCCGGCACAAGTTGCCTTCAGTCCCCCTCAATTTCTTCCGGAGGTTGCCTGCAAGATCAGACAGCATGCTGTGA